A region from the Triticum urartu cultivar G1812 chromosome 1, Tu2.1, whole genome shotgun sequence genome encodes:
- the LOC125509706 gene encoding auxin-responsive protein SAUR32-like has protein sequence MHLRQQQQQQHRAEMVAPKGCVTVRVGADGEEQRRFAVPLDHLKHPLFGALLDEAEREYGFRHQGAIAIPCRVDRFVHVERLIDRDLGAHGHQLVDLDCGAATAHAHGHLHLPRFVGCFRA, from the coding sequence ATGCACCtcaggcagcagcagcagcagcagcacagGGCGGAGATGGTTGCGCCCAAGGGGTGCGTGACGGTGCGCGTGGGGGCGGACGGGGAGGAGCAGCGCCGCTTCGCCGTGCCGCTCGACCACCTCAAGCACCCGCTCTTCGGGGCGCTGCTCGACGAGGCCGAGCGCGAGTACGGCTTCAGGCACCAGGGCGCCATCGCCATCCCCTGCCGCGTCGACCGCTTCGTCCACGTCGAGCGCCTCATCGACCGCGACCTCGGCGCGCACGGCCACCAGCTCGTCGACCTCGACTGCGGCGCCGCCACCGCCCACGCCCACGGCCACCTCCACCTGCCGCGCTTCGTCGGCTGCTTCCGCGCGTGA